DNA sequence from the Devosia lacusdianchii genome:
CTGGCCACCGACCCCAGCCTGCTCCTCGTTGACGACGATGTGGCGTTTCTGCAGCGCCTTGAGCGCGCCATGGCGCGGCGCGGTTTCGATGTTCGCATCGCCGGCTCGGTCGCCGATGGCCTCGCCGCCGTCGCCGAAAAGCCCCCCGCCTATGCGGTGGTCGATCTACGGCTGGAAGACGGCAATGGTCTTGAAGTCGTCTCGGCGCTGCACACCAAGCGCCCCGATGCGCGCGCCGTGGTGCTGACCGGCTACGGCAATATCGCCACCGCCGTCACCGCTGTGAAGTTGGGCGCCATCGACTATCTCAGCAAACCCGCCGACGCCGACGACGTCATCAATGCCCTGCTCGCCACCGGCGAGGACAAGCCCGAGCCGCCGGAAAACCCGATGTCGGCCGATCGCGTGCGCTGGGAACACATCCAGCGGGTGTACGAACTCTGTGACCGCAACGTCTCCGAGACGGCGCGGCGCCTGAACATGCACCGCCGGACGCTCCAGCGCATCCTGGCCAAGCGCGCGCCGCGCTAGGCGCGATATCCGTCCTTCACGGATCGTCACCCTCGAGCTTGACCCGAGGGCACTACGCTTTGTCATCGTTCCGCCAGTACAGAGCCCTCGGGTCAAGCCCGAAGGTGACGTGCGGTGGCGTGACGAAATCGTTGGTGCGATTGCCTTGTCGTGCCCAACCCCACTCGGCAATGACACAGTGTTGGCTTAGTCTCCGACCAACACTGCAAAAAACCTTGGGAGCATCGCATGACCGTCACCCTTCATTTCCACGGCGCGGCGGGTACGGTGACCGGCTCCTGCTATCGCGTGGTGCATCCGGGCGGGCAATTCCTCGTAGATTGCGGCCTGTTCCAGGGTAATAAGTCTGTTCGCGACCTCAATCTCAAGCCGACCCCGTTCGATCCCAAAGCGATCGACTTTCTGCTGCTCACCCACGCCCACATCGATCACGCGGGCCTCTTGCCCAAGCTCTATCGCGAAGGTTGGCGCGGGCCGATGTGGATGACCGAGCCGACCTCGGGCCTGCTCGAATACCTGCTGCCCGACAGCGCCGGTATCCAGGAAAGCGAGGCCGAGCGCGAAACCAAGAAGCATAGCCGCCGGGGCGACGAGCCGGCCAAACCGCTCTACACCATGGAAGACGCCAACGAGGCGCTGGCGCATCGCAACACCTGCCAGTATGGCGAGTGGATCACCCCAGGCCGCGGCGTGCGCGCCCGCTACTGGAATGCCGGCCACATCATCGGCTCGGCGTCGATCGAGGTCGAAGTTGAGGATGGCAATGGCAAGCCGATCCGCCTGATGTTCTCGGGCGATATCGGCCCTGATGAGAAGGTGTTCTACAACGAACCCGAGGGGCCTGCCGGGTTCGACTACATTCTCTCCGAATCCACCTATGGCGGCCGCGAGCGCGAGGATTACACGCTCGTGCAGCGTCGCGCCGCGCTCAAGGAAGAGATCAACGCCGCCATGGCGCGCGGCGGTAATCTCGTCATCCCCGCCTTCGCCGTCGAGCGCAGCCAAGAGCTGCTGCACGACATCGGCTACCTGATCAAATCAGGCGAGATCGACCCCAAGCTGGTCTTCCTCGATAGCCCGCTGGCCAGCAAGGTCACCGGCGTCTATCGCAAATATTCCAAGATGTTCGAGGACGTCGAGCTCGGCGCCGACGAGCTCTTCAACGATCCACGCTTCCGCATCATCGAAGCGGTGGAAGATTCCAAGGCCATCAACACAATCCGTGGTGGTGCTATCATCATGTCGGCTTCCGGCATGGCCGATGCCGGGCGCATCAAGCACCATCTGCGCAACAACCTGATCCGCGCCAATGCCACCGTGCTCTTCGTCGGATACCAGGCGCCGGGCACTTTGGGTCATGTGATCCTGAGCGGCGCCAAGGAAGCGCGCATCCATGGCACGCTGGTGCCCATCCGCGCCACCATCCGCTCCATGGGGAATTACTCGGCCCATGCCGATCATTCCGAGCTGATGGAATGGATCAAGGAGCGTCTGCCGGCCCACGGCGCCATCTTCCTCACCCATGGCGAGGACGAAGAGCGCACCGCTCTGCGCAGCGCGATTATGGGCCTCGGCATCGGTGGCGATCAGGTTATCCTGCCGCTGCTCGACGACTATTTCGAACTGACCACATCAGGCATCGGCGCCAAGGTTCAGACCGCTACGCCGCGCATAGACCCGGTGCAGGTGCATGCCGACTGGCACAATGCCTTCTCCGACTTCACCATCCGCCTCAGCCAGCGCCTGCAATCGGGGACGGATGCCGAAAAGCTGGCGGTGATGCGGGCACTGCAGAACGAGCTGTCCGCCTTGGGAGCGCCGGCCTCCCCGCCAAAGGTCGCGACGCCGATCACGCCGGTGGAGAGCCAGGCGTTCGACGAGTAGGACGCTCGCTCCCAACCTCCCCCATCAGTGGGGAGGTGCCGCTCCACTCGAGGGCACGATCGAGCCAAATTCGCCGAACGGTACCTCCCCCTTGATGGGGGAGGCTAGGAGGGGGTGGAGTCGCAAACTGAGGGCGTTGGTTGACCTAAGCCCGCTTCACCAAGCGCCCCGCCATCGCCCAGGTCAGCACCAGCAACGGAATCAGCATGGCAAACGCCATGCGAATGCCAAAGCCTTGGGCCACCGCGCCGATTAGGCCCGGCGCGCCGAGATTGACGAGCTGGAAGATCAGCGTCGTCGCCGCCACGTTCTGCGAGGCCGGGCGGTCCCCGATCCGCGCCGCGGCCGAAACCGTCAGCGGATAGAGCACGCAGATGCCCAGGCCAACAAGGCCGAAGCCGGCAAGCGCTAGGCCGGCATTGGGCGCCAGCACCACCAGCACCATGCCCGATATGGCGATGCTCGCCAGCACGCGCGCGCTCCGTACCGGTCCGAACCGGTCGATCCAGCGATCGGCGGCCAGCCGGCCCACGGCCATGGTGGCGAGCAGCGCCGGCAAGGCCATGGATTCGATCCAGGCGGCAACCTCGAAGCTGTCGCGCAGATAGATGATCGACCAGGCGCGTGCCGCCCCCTCGGTCAGGGCCGCTCCCAGCCCAAAGGCCACCAGCCTCATCGTCGCCAGCGTCGGCAGGGCGAACCGGCGCTTGCCATTGCCGGCATGCTCGCGGGCGGGCGTCACCTGCATCGGCACGACGATCACCAGCACGAGGCCGATGACCAGCGGCGCCAGCAGCCACAGATGGATGGCGGGCGACACGCCGAACCCGCGCAAAGCCGCTCCCACCAGCGAGGTCAGGAGGAACCCGACGCTCCAGGCGCCGTGGCAGGTATTCATTACGCGCGAACCGGTGACGGCCTCGACCCGATCCGCCTCGACATTGATAGCCACATTGGTCAGCGAGAAGCAGACGCCGTTGAGCGCCATCAGCGCGAACATCACCGCCCCGTTGGGGGCGATGGTGATCATGGCCGCGCCGATGGTCACCACCGGCATCAGCCAGAGGATGACGCGCCGCGGCCCAAACCGCTCGATGATCTGGCTTGAAAACAGGAAGCTGCCCAGCCCGCCGATCGGCTGGCCCATCAGCACCAGGCCAAGCTGCGCCTCGCTCAACCCCAGCATCAACTGCAGATCGGGAACACGGGTATGCACCGCGCCCAGGGCGACGGCATGCACGAAGAACAGCGCGATGATGCGCCAGCGCAGGGTGCTGAAGTTCACTTGGGGCCGGGGTCCATCAAAATGTGGATGCGGTCGGCGCCAAGCCTTGCGAGCTTGAGCATCAGCGCCTTGCGCCGCGCCGGAGCCATCGGCGTATCCGGACTATCGCGCAGGATGTGGCCGTCATGCCCGTCGGCCACGATCAAGCCCTCGCTTTCAGGGAAGATCGCCGCATCGAGTTCCGGGGGCTTGGCGAAGAAGAAGCGGTCGGAAAATTCGCGATATTCGTGCCACTTCCGGTCGACCTGAAAATCGATCAGACTCGACTTGATCTCGACGATCCAGATCTCGCCCTTGGGCCCCACGCCCAGCACATCGGCGCGCCGCCCGCTGCGCAAGGTCACCTCGGCATAGCAGGCCATGTCATAGGTCTCGCGCAGCAGTCGCATCACCCCGCGCTGCACGCGCAAAGCGGTAGCCGATTGGCGCAGATCGACAATGGGCGGCAGATCAGCCATGGCGCGTCGCAAGCTCCGGGCTGATCCGCGCCGGCAACGCCCGGATCACCAGCAGCGCCGCGACCAGTACGGGGACCACGACCCAATAGGAGGTGCGGATGCCGAACTGCTCAGCAACAAAGCCGAGCAGGGGTGGTGCGAGGAAAAAGACGACGAAGGACATCTGACCGAGCGCCGCAACATTGACCGCCGCGGGGCGGTCGGTGCGCTGCGCTGCCGCCGAAACCGCAAGCGGATAGACGGCGCTGCAGCCAATGCCGGTCAGCGCGAAACCGACCAGCGCCACATATTCATGCGGCGCCAGGGCGACGAGCACGAGGCCGGCAATCGCAATCAGCAACAGCGTGCCCGCCACGATACGCGGCGACAGGCGGTCGACGACGCCATCCATGCTCAGCCGGGCAATCGCCATGAACAGCGAGAAAATGGTGACGCTGAGGCCGCCGATAAACGGCTCGACGCTGAACACGTCCCGCATATAGATAGCCGACCAGTCGATCCCCGCGCCTTCGGCCAGCAATGGCGCCGCGCCGATAAGGCAGAGGGCAGCCAGTCCCATGGTCGGAAAGGCGATGCGCGGCGTTTCCCCAGCATGGGAATTGGGTCGCAGAGGCGCATTCTCGATGCCGCGGAAAACAACGAGGCCGGCAATCACCACCACGACCAGAGCGACTGCCAGATGGATCTGGACCGGCGCGCCCAGCTGACGAACGCTGGCGCTGATCAGCGCAGTCACAAAGAACCCCAGGCTCCACATGCCGTGCGTGCGGCTCATAATGCCGTAGCCGAGTTGTGCTTCAAGCCTGTCGGCTTCCAGATTGACGATGATTTCCACCGCCCCCGCGCAAATGCCGGCGAGGAACAGCAGGGGCACCACGAAAAGCGCCGACGGCATGAGTGGCACAAGCGCGTAGAGCGCCGACGCAGCGAATATGGTGACGAATATCCCGGTCCGTGCCGGATAGCGCGCAATCATTGGGCCCGAAAAGGTAAGGCCAACCAGCGCCCCGCAGGACATGGCAATCAGCGTCAGCCCAAGCTGTCCTTCGGTCAGCTCGAACTGGCGTTGCAGATCAGGCAGGCGCGACAACATCGCGCCCATCGACAGCGCGAAAATGAAGAACACCCCGAAGATCCGGTGATGCGGACGCATGACGTTTCCTGCTGATCTTTCGGGAGCCCGACGGGCTCCATGCCGCACGTTCTGACGCGCGCGCGTCAGAACGTGTCAGTACATGATTCTGGCCGTCGGCTCAGCCGTGCGGTGGTACCGGTTCGGGCGGCAGGCCATGCGGGTCCTCGACCTTGCGATTGCCCAAGGCATAGCTTGATGCCCAGAACCCGGCCAGCAGCAGCGGCAGGCAGATGAGGTACGAGTTGCGGATGCCCAGATATTCGGCGACGAAGCCGAGCAGCGGCGGCGCTAGGAAGAATACGACGAAGCTCACCTGGCCGAGTGCGGCGACATTGACCGCCGCCGGCCGGTCGGTGCGCTGAGCCGCGGCCGACACCGCCAGCGGATAAACCGCCGAACAGCCAATGCCCATCAGCGCAAAGCCGGCCAGCGCGATCTCCGGCATGGGCGCGTAGCCCACCATGAGAACGCCGACACCGGCGAGGCTGAGCAGCACCATGGCCACGTTGCGTGGCCCGAAACGGGCGACGATCGGATCGGCCGTCAGCCGCATCACCGCCATGAAGAAGGCAAACAGCGTCAGCCCCATGCCGCCAACGAACGGCTCGGCCGAAAACACGTCGCGCATATAGATGGCCGACCAGTCGATGCCGGCACCTTCCACGAGGAAGGCGGCAAAGCCGATAATGCAGAGTGGCAGCAGGCCCAGATGCGGGAAGGCGATGCGATGGGTGTTCTCGGCATGGGTGCGCTGCGGCGCCGGAGCCGGCACAATGCCCCAGCTCATGAAGCCACCGACCACCACCACGATACCAGCCATCAGCCCCAGATGCGCCTCGACCGACAGGCCCGATTGCCGGATCGCCGCGCCCAGCAGCGCCGTCACGAAAAAACCGACGCTCCAGAAGCCGTGCGCCCGGTTCATGAACCGCTTGCCGGTATGCATTTCCAGCCGATCGATCTCGACATTGAGGTTGATCTCAAGCGCTCCGGACAAAAGCCCGGTGACGAACAACAGGCCGAAAACGGCAGGCGCCACGCCCATCCAGGGGATCAGTGCGAACAGCAGTGCCGGCCCGAGAACCGTGACGAAGGCCGTACTCCGCACGCCCACCCGCTCGATTACCGCCGCCCCGAAGGTCAGCGAGATCAGCGATCCGATCGACATGCCGATCATGGTGAGGCCGAGCTGACTCTCCGTAACCCCAAGATGGGTCTGGATATCGGGCAGCCGCGACATCAGCGCGCCGGTGGTCAGCGCGAACAGGAAGAAGCAGGCATAGAGCCGGTATTGCGGTGCGATAATGCTCATTCGGCCAGCGCCTGCCTGGCCCGGCGGTGTGTTCCCACGGCATCGGCCAGGAACAGGCCGAGAATCACCAGCGGAATGCCGATGCCGAAGGCCCAGCGAATGCCGAAATGCTCGGCCACATAGCCCAGCAGCGGCGGTCCGAGCAGGAAGGCGACGAACGAAATCTGCGCCAGCGCGGCGACGTTGAGCGCCGCAGGCCGGTCAGTGCGTTGCGCCGCTGCCGACATGGCCAACGGGAACAGCGCGCTGGTGCCGACGCCGATCATGGCAAAGCCGACATAGGCTAGCCACCACAACGGCGTGAAGAACACCAGCGCCGCACCCAGGCCGGAAACGGCGAGCAGGCCGCGCGCCACCACGGCCGGGCTCCAGCGATCGACGAAGCTATCGGCGAAAAACCGCGTCACCGCCTGTGCGCCGGCACCCAAAGCCACGGCAAAACCTGCCCAGAACGGGGCGGCGCCGAATTCGTCGCGCATATAGATGGCCGACCAGTCGATCCCGGCGCCTTCGAGGATCATGGCCGAAAGGCAGACCCCCACCAGCACCATGATGGCACCGGTCGGGCGCGCGAAGCGTGGCGCATCGTCGGTGCTGCCGCCGCTGCGGTGCTCAGCCGGCTCGAAGCGGCCCAGCAGGATGAAGGATACCAGGGTCACGACCGGGATCATGATGGCCAGGTGCATTTGCGGCGACAGACCCGTCTGGGCGACGAACGAGCCGACCATGCCGGCCGAGAAAAACCCAAAGCTCCAGAAGGCATGCGCGCGGTTCATGATGCGCCGCCCGATGGCGTGCTCGACGCGATCGGCCTCCAGGTTGATGATGATTTCGATAGCGCCGATGGTGATGCCGACCGGCACCAGCAGCAGGAAGAACATCACCGGCCCTTGGGCCCAGACCGAAATGGCGTAGAACACCGACAGCAGCGGAATGGCGGTCAGCAGCGTGCGGCGATAGCCGATCCGCTCGATGATCGGGCCGGCAAAAGTCAGAGAGATCAGCGTGCCGAAGGCGGCGCCGATCAGCGCCAGGCCGAGCGCGCCCTCACCGACGCCCATGGCCTGCTGGATGGCCGGAATACGCGGGTAGAGGCTGCCCATGCAGAACGAATAAATGAAAAAGGCCCCGAAGATTCTGATCTGAGGGGGCAGGTCGAGGCCGAACTTCATCGCAGTGACTCGCAAAATCAACGGCGCGAAACTATGCGAAATCCGGATGCCGCGAAAGGCAGGCCGGAAACGATTTCTGGAGTTTATTGCAACGTTGCAATACGGTCACAGCGAAGGTGTATAAGCACCGCGCCTACGCAGGGCACCACCTCTCCCTTTGGGGGAGAGGTCGGCGGCGAAGCCGACGGGTGAGGGGGCCTTTACAGGGTGCGATGCACGGATACGTCCCCTCACCCGACCCAAGAGGGTCGACCTCCCCCCCCAAGGGAGAGGTGAAGAGCTTACAAAAACGCGCTTTCGGCCGGCTGCATGTAGAGGTCGTCGCGCATCACATTGACGCCGGTGAGGAGGTTGCGCACGATTTCGAGCCGGCGGAACTGACCGCCATGCCGGGTCTCCGCCGCCCGGTTCGGCCCGGTCACCCGGTCGCGGCGGTCGGGGCCGAAATAGCCCGGTGTTTCGTAATAGGTGAGCGTGTGCCCGACCTGCCGGCTGATCCGGCCCATCACCCGGGCGCGGGTGAACGGCATGGTGATGATGTCGTCGAACCCCATATTGATGCAGCGCGTGATCGCGTCCACCGATGGGCTTTCGGAAAAATAGATCAGCGGCGAAAAGCGGATGCGCCGGCTGGATGAAAACCGGATCGTGTCGGCCACG
Encoded proteins:
- a CDS encoding ActR/PrrA/RegA family redox response regulator transcription factor produces the protein MSTIEELLATDPSLLLVDDDVAFLQRLERAMARRGFDVRIAGSVADGLAAVAEKPPAYAVVDLRLEDGNGLEVVSALHTKRPDARAVVLTGYGNIATAVTAVKLGAIDYLSKPADADDVINALLATGEDKPEPPENPMSADRVRWEHIQRVYELCDRNVSETARRLNMHRRTLQRILAKRAPR
- a CDS encoding MBL fold metallo-hydrolase RNA specificity domain-containing protein — encoded protein: MTVTLHFHGAAGTVTGSCYRVVHPGGQFLVDCGLFQGNKSVRDLNLKPTPFDPKAIDFLLLTHAHIDHAGLLPKLYREGWRGPMWMTEPTSGLLEYLLPDSAGIQESEAERETKKHSRRGDEPAKPLYTMEDANEALAHRNTCQYGEWITPGRGVRARYWNAGHIIGSASIEVEVEDGNGKPIRLMFSGDIGPDEKVFYNEPEGPAGFDYILSESTYGGREREDYTLVQRRAALKEEINAAMARGGNLVIPAFAVERSQELLHDIGYLIKSGEIDPKLVFLDSPLASKVTGVYRKYSKMFEDVELGADELFNDPRFRIIEAVEDSKAINTIRGGAIIMSASGMADAGRIKHHLRNNLIRANATVLFVGYQAPGTLGHVILSGAKEARIHGTLVPIRATIRSMGNYSAHADHSELMEWIKERLPAHGAIFLTHGEDEERTALRSAIMGLGIGGDQVILPLLDDYFELTTSGIGAKVQTATPRIDPVQVHADWHNAFSDFTIRLSQRLQSGTDAEKLAVMRALQNELSALGAPASPPKVATPITPVESQAFDE
- a CDS encoding MFS transporter gives rise to the protein MNFSTLRWRIIALFFVHAVALGAVHTRVPDLQLMLGLSEAQLGLVLMGQPIGGLGSFLFSSQIIERFGPRRVILWLMPVVTIGAAMITIAPNGAVMFALMALNGVCFSLTNVAINVEADRVEAVTGSRVMNTCHGAWSVGFLLTSLVGAALRGFGVSPAIHLWLLAPLVIGLVLVIVVPMQVTPAREHAGNGKRRFALPTLATMRLVAFGLGAALTEGAARAWSIIYLRDSFEVAAWIESMALPALLATMAVGRLAADRWIDRFGPVRSARVLASIAISGMVLVVLAPNAGLALAGFGLVGLGICVLYPLTVSAAARIGDRPASQNVAATTLIFQLVNLGAPGLIGAVAQGFGIRMAFAMLIPLLVLTWAMAGRLVKRA
- a CDS encoding MmcB family DNA repair protein; the encoded protein is MADLPPIVDLRQSATALRVQRGVMRLLRETYDMACYAEVTLRSGRRADVLGVGPKGEIWIVEIKSSLIDFQVDRKWHEYREFSDRFFFAKPPELDAAIFPESEGLIVADGHDGHILRDSPDTPMAPARRKALMLKLARLGADRIHILMDPGPK
- a CDS encoding MFS transporter, translated to MRPHHRIFGVFFIFALSMGAMLSRLPDLQRQFELTEGQLGLTLIAMSCGALVGLTFSGPMIARYPARTGIFVTIFAASALYALVPLMPSALFVVPLLFLAGICAGAVEIIVNLEADRLEAQLGYGIMSRTHGMWSLGFFVTALISASVRQLGAPVQIHLAVALVVVVIAGLVVFRGIENAPLRPNSHAGETPRIAFPTMGLAALCLIGAAPLLAEGAGIDWSAIYMRDVFSVEPFIGGLSVTIFSLFMAIARLSMDGVVDRLSPRIVAGTLLLIAIAGLVLVALAPHEYVALVGFALTGIGCSAVYPLAVSAAAQRTDRPAAVNVAALGQMSFVVFFLAPPLLGFVAEQFGIRTSYWVVVPVLVAALLVIRALPARISPELATRHG
- a CDS encoding MFS transporter, with the translated sequence MSIIAPQYRLYACFFLFALTTGALMSRLPDIQTHLGVTESQLGLTMIGMSIGSLISLTFGAAVIERVGVRSTAFVTVLGPALLFALIPWMGVAPAVFGLLFVTGLLSGALEINLNVEIDRLEMHTGKRFMNRAHGFWSVGFFVTALLGAAIRQSGLSVEAHLGLMAGIVVVVGGFMSWGIVPAPAPQRTHAENTHRIAFPHLGLLPLCIIGFAAFLVEGAGIDWSAIYMRDVFSAEPFVGGMGLTLFAFFMAVMRLTADPIVARFGPRNVAMVLLSLAGVGVLMVGYAPMPEIALAGFALMGIGCSAVYPLAVSAAAQRTDRPAAVNVAALGQVSFVVFFLAPPLLGFVAEYLGIRNSYLICLPLLLAGFWASSYALGNRKVEDPHGLPPEPVPPHG
- a CDS encoding MFS transporter — encoded protein: MKFGLDLPPQIRIFGAFFIYSFCMGSLYPRIPAIQQAMGVGEGALGLALIGAAFGTLISLTFAGPIIERIGYRRTLLTAIPLLSVFYAISVWAQGPVMFFLLLVPVGITIGAIEIIINLEADRVEHAIGRRIMNRAHAFWSFGFFSAGMVGSFVAQTGLSPQMHLAIMIPVVTLVSFILLGRFEPAEHRSGGSTDDAPRFARPTGAIMVLVGVCLSAMILEGAGIDWSAIYMRDEFGAAPFWAGFAVALGAGAQAVTRFFADSFVDRWSPAVVARGLLAVSGLGAALVFFTPLWWLAYVGFAMIGVGTSALFPLAMSAAAQRTDRPAALNVAALAQISFVAFLLGPPLLGYVAEHFGIRWAFGIGIPLVILGLFLADAVGTHRRARQALAE